A genomic window from Nocardioides sp. BP30 includes:
- a CDS encoding carbohydrate ABC transporter permease, translating into MSTGEKLLQMVIAIVLFFAVVSVILLLTQRLRSRRGELVQSAAFLLPAVLLIAVGLLYPAINTIIWSFRDNLGRRWVGLDNYHQIFGSNAELKVLGTTALWVVVTPVAATAIGLVYAVLIDRAAFERFAKALIFLPMAISLVGASIIWKFVYAPQIGLLNALFGALGLGGDHSWYQDLSHSPWNSLYLIAIMVWVQTGFAMTVLSASIKAIPTDIVEAARLDGVGGWKMFRYITVPSIRPTIIVVLTAITITTLKAFDIVQSIGAGGAWHTNVLAYDFYIRQSQGQNGTASVLAVLIFILVSPVVIYNVRQMRKAEAR; encoded by the coding sequence ATGTCCACCGGCGAGAAGCTCCTCCAGATGGTCATCGCCATCGTGCTCTTCTTCGCAGTCGTCTCCGTGATCCTGCTGCTGACCCAGCGGCTTCGGTCGCGCCGAGGCGAGCTCGTGCAGTCGGCAGCCTTCCTGCTGCCGGCCGTCCTCCTCATCGCCGTCGGGCTGCTCTACCCGGCGATCAACACCATCATCTGGTCCTTCCGGGACAACCTCGGCAGGAGATGGGTGGGACTGGACAACTACCACCAGATCTTCGGTAGCAACGCCGAGCTCAAGGTGCTCGGCACGACGGCGCTGTGGGTGGTCGTCACCCCGGTGGCGGCGACGGCGATCGGGCTCGTCTACGCCGTGCTCATCGACCGCGCCGCCTTCGAGCGGTTCGCCAAGGCGCTGATCTTCCTGCCCATGGCGATCTCGCTGGTGGGTGCCTCGATCATCTGGAAGTTCGTCTACGCGCCGCAGATCGGCCTGCTCAACGCCCTCTTCGGCGCGCTCGGGCTCGGGGGCGACCACTCCTGGTACCAGGACCTCAGCCACTCCCCGTGGAACAGCCTCTATCTCATCGCCATCATGGTGTGGGTGCAGACCGGCTTCGCCATGACGGTCCTCTCCGCCTCGATCAAGGCGATCCCCACCGACATCGTCGAGGCGGCGCGGCTGGACGGCGTGGGCGGCTGGAAGATGTTCCGCTACATCACGGTGCCGAGCATCAGGCCGACCATCATCGTGGTGCTGACCGCCATCACGATCACCACGCTGAAGGCCTTCGACATCGTGCAGAGCATCGGGGCGGGCGGCGCGTGGCACACCAACGTGCTGGCCTACGACTTCTACATCCGACAGTCCCAGGGACAGAACGGCACCGCGTCGGTGCTCGCCGTCCTGATCTTCATCCTGGTCAGCCCGGTCGTGATCTACAACGTCCGACAGATGCGAAAGGCGGAAGCACGATGA
- a CDS encoding ABC transporter substrate-binding protein, translating into MRAGKTRRSAAVAAVVASAALVLAGCASSNDDSSKVSGTWPGAKLSECSGLSQLSQYGDLTGKTIEAYTSITAPEGDAQVRSYALFEKCTGAKIKYNANKDFEKNVLVRAQGNDLPDVAYVPQPGLLKQLVDTGTVVKPPKDVETNVDKFWSTDWKNYGTVDGTFYAAPLGANVKSFVWYSPSTFAKNGWKVPTTWDDLMKLTDQIQKSGTTPWCAGFESGDASGWPGTDWLEELMLRTAGPDVYDQWVAHKIPFNDPQVAKALDMVGTILKNPKYVNGGIGDVKSIAGTAFGDAGLPILKNKCAMMQMAGFYAANWPKGTKVGPDGDVYAFYEPTLDPSKGSPVEGGGEFVVAFNHNPATEAFQTYLSTDVWANEKAKATPDGGWVSANKGLDVNNLTSPIDQLSAKTLADPKAVFRFDASDAMPGAVGSGTFWKEMINWISGQSTKDTLDNIEASWPSS; encoded by the coding sequence ATGCGTGCAGGCAAGACGCGTCGTAGTGCGGCGGTTGCTGCCGTCGTGGCGAGCGCCGCGCTCGTCCTCGCCGGTTGTGCCAGCTCGAACGACGACAGCTCCAAGGTGTCCGGTACCTGGCCGGGGGCGAAGCTGTCGGAGTGCTCCGGCCTCAGTCAGCTCTCGCAGTACGGCGACCTGACCGGCAAGACGATCGAGGCCTACACCTCGATCACCGCGCCGGAGGGTGACGCCCAGGTCCGCTCCTACGCGCTGTTCGAGAAGTGCACCGGCGCCAAGATCAAGTACAACGCGAACAAGGACTTCGAGAAGAACGTGCTCGTACGCGCCCAGGGCAACGACCTGCCCGACGTCGCGTACGTGCCGCAGCCGGGGCTGCTCAAGCAGCTCGTCGACACCGGCACGGTGGTCAAGCCGCCGAAGGACGTCGAGACGAACGTCGACAAGTTCTGGAGCACCGACTGGAAGAACTACGGCACCGTCGACGGCACGTTCTACGCCGCCCCGCTCGGCGCCAACGTGAAGTCCTTCGTGTGGTACTCCCCCTCGACGTTCGCCAAGAACGGGTGGAAGGTGCCCACCACCTGGGACGACCTCATGAAGCTGACCGACCAGATCCAGAAGTCCGGCACGACCCCCTGGTGCGCCGGCTTCGAGTCGGGCGACGCGTCCGGCTGGCCGGGCACCGACTGGCTGGAGGAGCTCATGCTCCGCACGGCCGGTCCCGACGTGTACGACCAGTGGGTCGCGCACAAGATCCCGTTCAACGACCCCCAGGTCGCCAAGGCGCTCGACATGGTCGGCACCATCTTGAAGAACCCGAAGTACGTCAACGGCGGCATCGGTGACGTCAAGTCGATCGCCGGTACGGCGTTCGGGGACGCGGGGCTGCCGATCCTGAAGAACAAGTGCGCCATGATGCAGATGGCCGGCTTCTACGCGGCCAACTGGCCGAAGGGCACCAAGGTCGGCCCCGACGGCGACGTGTATGCGTTCTACGAGCCGACCCTCGACCCCTCCAAGGGCTCGCCGGTCGAGGGTGGCGGCGAGTTCGTCGTGGCCTTCAACCACAACCCCGCGACCGAGGCGTTCCAGACCTACCTGTCGACCGACGTGTGGGCGAACGAGAAGGCCAAGGCCACGCCGGACGGCGGCTGGGTCAGCGCCAACAAGGGCCTCGACGTCAACAACCTGACCAGCCCGATCGACCAGCTCTCCGCGAAGACGCTGGCCGATCCCAAGGCGGTGTTCCGCTTCGACGCCTCCGACGCCATGCCGGGCGCTGTCGGGTCGGGGACCTTCTGGAAGGAGATGATCAACTGGATCTCCGGCCAGTCGACCAAGGACACCCTCGACAACATCGAGGCGTCCTGGCCCTCCTCCTGA
- the rpsJ gene encoding 30S ribosomal protein S10, producing MAGQKIRIRLKAYDHEVIDTSARKIVDTVTRTGAKVAGPVPLPTEKNVYCVIRSPHKYKDSREHFEMRTHKRLIDIIDPTPKTVDSLMRLDLPAGVDIEIKL from the coding sequence ATGGCGGGACAGAAGATCCGCATCAGGCTCAAGGCCTATGACCACGAGGTGATCGACACCTCGGCGCGCAAGATCGTGGACACCGTCACCCGCACGGGTGCCAAGGTCGCCGGCCCGGTGCCGCTGCCGACCGAGAAGAACGTGTACTGCGTCATCCGCTCGCCCCACAAGTACAAGGACTCCCGCGAGCACTTCGAGATGCGCACCCACAAGCGCCTCATCGACATCATCGACCCCACCCCGAAGACCGTCGACTCGCTGATGCGGCTTGACCTGCCGGCCGGCGTCGACATCGAGATCAAGCTCTGA
- the rplC gene encoding 50S ribosomal protein L3 encodes MTIERNVKGLLGTKLGMTQLWDENNRVVPVTVIAAGTNVVTQIRTPETDGYNAVQVGFGEIEGRKVNKPQAGQFAKAGTTPRRHVVEIRTADASSYTVGQELPVETFAAGQEIDVTGTSKGKGFAGTMKRHGFAGVSASHGAHRNHRKPGSIGACATPGRVFKGVRMAGQMGTDTVTTQNLTVHAVDAEKGLILVKGAVPGPKGGLVVLRSAAKLNPTSGKEA; translated from the coding sequence ATGACGATCGAACGCAACGTGAAGGGCCTGCTGGGCACCAAGCTCGGCATGACCCAGCTCTGGGACGAGAACAACCGCGTCGTCCCTGTCACCGTCATCGCCGCGGGCACCAACGTGGTCACCCAGATCCGCACCCCCGAGACCGACGGCTACAACGCCGTCCAGGTCGGGTTCGGCGAGATCGAGGGCCGCAAGGTGAACAAGCCGCAGGCCGGGCAGTTCGCCAAGGCCGGCACCACCCCGCGGCGCCACGTCGTCGAGATCCGCACCGCCGACGCCTCGTCGTACACCGTGGGCCAGGAGCTCCCGGTCGAGACGTTCGCCGCGGGCCAGGAGATCGACGTCACCGGCACCAGCAAGGGCAAGGGCTTCGCCGGCACGATGAAGCGTCACGGCTTCGCCGGCGTCTCCGCCTCGCACGGTGCCCACCGCAACCACCGCAAGCCGGGTTCGATCGGCGCGTGCGCCACCCCGGGTCGCGTGTTCAAGGGCGTCCGCATGGCCGGCCAGATGGGTACCGACACCGTCACCACCCAGAACCTGACCGTGCACGCCGTCGACGCCGAGAAGGGCCTGATCCTGGTCAAGGGCGCCGTTCCCGGCCCCAAGGGTGGCCTCGTCGTCCTGCGCTCGGCCGCGAAGCTGAACCCGACGTCTGGCAAGGAGGCCTGA
- the rplD gene encoding 50S ribosomal protein L4, whose protein sequence is MALNTVKVDLPAEIFDVAVNVPLIHQVVIAQQAAARQGTHKTKNRGEVSGSGVKPFKQKGTGRSRQGSVRAPEHRGGGVVHGPQPRDYSQRTPKKMKAAALRGALSDRAQSGRVHVVEFALEKPSTKAAAAGLAGLTERTKFLVVLDRAESAAWLSLRNLPEVHIVAADQLNTYDVLAADDVVFSTAAYSAFTGAEVTLAPAKKTAAKKTAAKKAPAKAAAADETAAEEA, encoded by the coding sequence ATGGCTCTGAACACTGTCAAGGTCGACCTGCCCGCCGAGATCTTCGACGTTGCCGTCAACGTTCCGCTGATCCACCAGGTCGTCATCGCCCAGCAGGCCGCTGCTCGCCAGGGCACCCACAAGACGAAGAACCGGGGCGAGGTCTCCGGTTCGGGCGTCAAGCCGTTCAAGCAGAAGGGCACCGGCCGCAGCCGCCAGGGTTCGGTCCGTGCGCCCGAGCACCGCGGCGGTGGCGTCGTGCACGGCCCGCAGCCGCGCGACTACAGCCAGCGCACCCCCAAGAAGATGAAGGCCGCCGCGCTCCGCGGTGCCCTCTCGGACCGCGCCCAGAGCGGCCGCGTCCACGTCGTGGAGTTCGCCCTCGAGAAGCCGTCGACCAAGGCGGCCGCCGCCGGTCTCGCCGGCCTGACCGAGCGCACCAAGTTCCTCGTCGTCCTGGACCGCGCCGAGTCGGCCGCGTGGCTCTCGCTGCGCAACCTGCCCGAGGTGCACATCGTCGCCGCCGACCAGCTGAACACCTACGACGTGCTGGCCGCCGACGACGTGGTCTTCTCCACCGCCGCCTACTCCGCCTTCACCGGCGCTGAGGTGACGCTCGCCCCGGCGAAGAAGACCGCTGCGAAGAAGACGGCCGCCAAGAAGGCTCCGGCCAAGGCTGCCGCGGCTGACGAGACCGCTGCCGAGGAGGCCTGA
- the rplW gene encoding 50S ribosomal protein L23, producing MSTLHYDPRDILLAPVVSEKSYGLLDANKYTFIVRPDANKTEIKIAVEKVFNVKVTSVNTINRKGKTRRTRVGLGKRKDTKRAIVSLAEGDRIDIFGGPVS from the coding sequence ATGAGCACGCTGCACTACGACCCGCGCGACATCCTGTTGGCGCCGGTGGTGTCCGAGAAGAGCTACGGCCTCCTCGACGCCAACAAGTACACCTTCATCGTCCGCCCGGACGCCAACAAGACCGAGATCAAGATCGCGGTCGAGAAGGTGTTCAACGTCAAGGTGACCTCGGTCAACACGATCAACCGCAAGGGCAAGACGCGCCGTACGCGCGTCGGTCTCGGCAAGCGCAAGGACACCAAGCGCGCGATCGTGAGCCTGGCCGAGGGCGACCGCATCGACATCTTCGGGGGTCCGGTCTCCTGA
- the rplB gene encoding 50S ribosomal protein L2: MAIRKYKPTTPGRRGSSVADFVEITRTTPEKSLTRPLPKTGGRNNQGRITTRHIGGGHKRAYRIIDFRRYDKDGVPAKVAHIEYDPNRTARIALLHYVDGEKRYIIAPKGIEQGQIVESGVNADIKIGNNLPLRNIPVGTTIHNIELRPGGGAKMARSAGNSAQLVAREGTRATLRLPSGEMRFVDIRCRATVGEVGNAEQSNINWGKAGRMRWKGVRPTVRGVVMNPVDHPHGGGEGKTSGGRNPVTPWGKPEGRTRKRKASDSQIIRRRKSGKGRK, from the coding sequence ATGGCTATCCGCAAGTACAAGCCGACCACCCCGGGCCGTCGTGGCTCCTCGGTGGCCGACTTCGTCGAGATCACCCGGACGACCCCCGAGAAGTCGCTGACCCGCCCGCTGCCCAAGACGGGTGGCCGCAACAACCAGGGCCGGATCACCACCCGGCACATCGGTGGCGGTCACAAGCGTGCGTACCGCATCATCGACTTCCGTCGCTACGACAAGGACGGGGTCCCGGCCAAGGTCGCTCACATCGAGTACGACCCCAACCGCACCGCTCGCATCGCGCTGCTGCACTACGTGGACGGCGAGAAGCGCTACATCATCGCGCCGAAGGGCATCGAGCAGGGTCAGATCGTGGAGTCGGGCGTCAACGCCGACATCAAGATCGGCAACAACCTGCCGCTGCGCAACATCCCGGTCGGTACGACGATCCACAACATCGAGCTCCGCCCCGGCGGCGGTGCCAAGATGGCTCGCTCGGCCGGCAACTCGGCTCAGCTGGTCGCCCGTGAGGGCACCCGCGCGACGCTGCGTCTGCCCTCGGGTGAGATGCGGTTCGTCGACATCCGCTGCCGTGCCACGGTCGGCGAGGTCGGCAACGCCGAGCAGTCGAACATCAACTGGGGCAAGGCCGGCCGCATGCGCTGGAAGGGCGTCCGCCCGACCGTCCGTGGTGTCGTGATGAACCCGGTCGATCACCCGCACGGTGGTGGTGAGGGCAAGACCTCCGGTGGTCGTAACCCTGTGACCCCGTGGGGCAAGCCCGAGGGCCGCACGCGCAAGCGCAAGGCCTCCGACTCGCAGATCATCCGCCGCCGCAAGAGCGGCAAGGGTAGGAAGTAA
- the rpsS gene encoding 30S ribosomal protein S19 produces the protein MPRSLKKGPFIDDHLQKKVDAENEKGTHNVIKTWSRRSMIVPDMIGHTIAVHDGRKHVPVFVTDSMVGHKLGEFAPTRTYKGHVKEDRKGRRR, from the coding sequence ATGCCTCGCAGCCTGAAGAAGGGCCCCTTCATCGACGACCACCTTCAGAAGAAGGTGGACGCCGAGAACGAGAAGGGCACCCACAACGTCATCAAGACCTGGTCGCGCCGCTCGATGATCGTGCCGGACATGATCGGTCACACCATCGCCGTGCACGACGGTCGCAAGCACGTCCCGGTCTTCGTCACCGACTCCATGGTCGGTCACAAGCTGGGCGAGTTCGCCCCGACCCGCACGTACAAGGGTCACGTCAAGGAAGACCGGAAGGGACGTCGTCGATGA
- the rplV gene encoding 50S ribosomal protein L22, whose amino-acid sequence MTSTDRQRVSARRESLLGDQPGAFASARYQRITPLKARRVVDLVRGLPVDEALSLLAFAPQAASETVYKVLESAVANAETTEGLDRGALVVSVAQVDEGPTMKRWRPRAQGRATRINKRTSHITLAVQPADVVKAKKGGK is encoded by the coding sequence ATGACCAGCACCGACCGTCAGCGCGTCAGCGCGCGTCGCGAGTCGCTCCTCGGCGACCAGCCGGGCGCCTTCGCGAGTGCCCGCTACCAGCGGATCACGCCCCTGAAGGCCCGCCGTGTCGTCGACCTGGTCCGCGGTCTGCCCGTGGACGAGGCGCTCTCGCTGCTCGCCTTCGCACCGCAGGCCGCCTCGGAGACCGTCTACAAGGTGCTGGAGAGCGCCGTCGCCAACGCCGAGACCACTGAGGGTCTCGACCGCGGTGCCCTGGTCGTCTCCGTCGCCCAGGTGGACGAGGGTCCGACCATGAAGCGCTGGCGCCCCCGTGCCCAGGGTCGTGCGACGCGGATCAACAAGCGCACCAGCCACATCACCCTGGCCGTTCAGCCGGCCGATGTGGTCAAGGCCAAGAAGGGTGGCAAGTAA
- the rpsC gene encoding 30S ribosomal protein S3, which yields MGQKINPNGFRLGISTDHKSRWYADKLYKSYVGEDVAIRKLLSKGMERAGIAKVEIERTRDRVRVDIHTARPGIVIGRRGAEADRIRGELEKLTGKQVQLNILEVKNPEVDAQLVAQGVAEQLSGRVQFRRAMRKAMQTTMRSGAKGIRIQCSGRLNGAEMSRTEFYREGRVPLHTLRADIDYGFYEARTTFGRIGVKVWIYKGEVAGTRAERQAQQAARAGVPGRSGRPSRGGDRPNRGSRPARGERAAEAPAVTEAPAGGETAAAATPAEQQSQEG from the coding sequence ATGGGCCAGAAGATCAACCCGAACGGCTTCCGCCTCGGCATCTCCACGGACCACAAGTCCCGCTGGTACGCCGACAAGCTCTACAAGTCGTACGTCGGCGAGGACGTCGCCATCCGCAAGCTGCTCAGCAAGGGCATGGAGCGCGCCGGCATCGCCAAGGTCGAGATCGAGCGCACCCGCGACCGCGTCCGGGTGGACATCCACACCGCGCGTCCGGGCATCGTGATCGGTCGCCGCGGCGCCGAGGCCGACCGCATCCGCGGCGAGCTCGAGAAGCTCACCGGCAAGCAGGTCCAGCTGAACATCCTCGAGGTGAAGAACCCCGAGGTCGACGCGCAGCTGGTCGCCCAGGGTGTCGCCGAGCAGCTCTCCGGTCGCGTGCAGTTCCGCCGCGCGATGCGCAAGGCCATGCAGACCACGATGCGCTCGGGTGCCAAGGGCATCCGGATCCAGTGCTCGGGCCGCCTCAACGGCGCCGAGATGTCGCGCACCGAGTTCTACCGCGAGGGCCGCGTTCCGCTGCACACGCTGCGTGCCGACATCGACTACGGCTTCTACGAGGCCCGCACGACCTTCGGCCGCATCGGCGTGAAGGTCTGGATCTACAAGGGCGAGGTCGCCGGCACCCGTGCCGAGCGCCAGGCTCAGCAGGCTGCCCGCGCCGGTGTCCCCGGTCGCAGCGGCCGGCCGAGCCGCGGCGGTGACCGTCCGAACCGTGGCTCGCGCCCGGCTCGTGGCGAGCGCGCCGCCGAGGCACCCGCGGTGACCGAGGCCCCGGCCGGTGGCGAGACCGCCGCGGCCGCCACTCCCGCCGAGCAGCAGAGCCAGGAGGGCTGA
- the rplP gene encoding 50S ribosomal protein L16 yields the protein MLMPRRVKHRKQHHPKRTGAAKGGTSLAFGEFGIQALEGHYVTNRQIESARIAMTRHIKRGGKVWINIYPDRPLTKKPAETRMGSGKGSPEWWVANVKPGRVMFELSGVPEDVAREAMRRAIHKLPMKCRFITREAGEF from the coding sequence ATGCTGATGCCCCGTCGCGTCAAGCACCGCAAGCAGCACCACCCGAAGCGGACCGGTGCGGCCAAGGGCGGCACCTCGCTCGCCTTCGGCGAGTTCGGGATCCAGGCGCTCGAGGGTCACTACGTGACCAACCGACAGATCGAGTCGGCTCGTATCGCCATGACCCGTCACATCAAGCGTGGCGGCAAGGTCTGGATCAACATCTACCCGGACCGCCCGCTGACCAAGAAGCCCGCCGAGACCCGCATGGGTTCGGGTAAGGGCTCCCCGGAGTGGTGGGTCGCCAACGTCAAGCCCGGTCGCGTCATGTTCGAGCTCTCCGGTGTTCCGGAGGACGTGGCCCGCGAGGCGATGCGCCGCGCGATCCACAAGCTCCCCATGAAGTGCCGTTTCATCACGCGAGAGGCAGGTGAGTTCTGA
- the rpmC gene encoding 50S ribosomal protein L29 translates to MANDLKAHELDELNAVDLEAKLREAKEELFNLRFQAATGQLESHGRLRTVKKDIARIYTVVRERELGIRTAPGASNEDGAA, encoded by the coding sequence ATGGCGAACGACCTGAAGGCTCACGAGCTCGACGAGCTCAACGCCGTCGACCTGGAGGCCAAGCTCCGCGAGGCCAAGGAGGAGCTGTTCAACCTCCGGTTCCAGGCCGCGACCGGCCAGCTGGAGAGCCACGGCCGTCTCCGTACGGTCAAGAAGGACATCGCCCGGATCTACACCGTCGTTCGCGAGCGCGAGCTTGGGATCCGCACGGCGCCGGGTGCTAGCAACGAGGATGGTGCCGCATGA
- the rpsQ gene encoding 30S ribosomal protein S17 codes for MSEQTAVKRNDRKVREGLVVSDKMDKTVVVEVEDRVKHALYGKVMRRSSKLKAHDENNEAGIGDRVLVMETRPLSKSKRWRVVEILEKAK; via the coding sequence ATGAGCGAGCAGACTGCAGTCAAGCGCAACGACCGGAAGGTCCGCGAGGGTCTGGTCGTCAGCGACAAGATGGACAAGACCGTCGTGGTCGAGGTCGAGGACCGCGTGAAGCACGCGCTCTACGGCAAGGTCATGCGGCGCAGTTCCAAGCTGAAGGCGCACGACGAGAACAACGAGGCCGGCATCGGCGACCGCGTCCTGGTCATGGAGACCCGGCCGCTGTCGAAGTCGAAGCGCTGGCGCGTCGTCGAGATCCTCGAGAAGGCCAAGTGA